The Pseudomonas sp. R4-35-07 genome contains a region encoding:
- a CDS encoding HPP family protein has product MLARWLPAAINTRPSEWSRAAIGMALGTLLSVWVCAQVFGMEVALHLLGPLGASAVLLFAVSSGALAQPWSIMGSYLCAGVVALLVARVLGRTLGSACLAAGMTVVLICWLRCLHPPAGGLAMTLVLADPASIALGWHELAPVMLGAAALLACALAYNNATRTRYPKGQAEPVPVMLGSAPVTDPAITAADLKLALADMEQFFDVEPTELEQLIHAAEGHARRRSIGEVLASRVV; this is encoded by the coding sequence ATGCTCGCTCGCTGGTTACCTGCTGCCATCAATACCCGTCCTTCCGAATGGAGTCGCGCCGCCATCGGCATGGCCTTGGGCACACTGCTCAGTGTCTGGGTGTGTGCCCAGGTGTTCGGCATGGAAGTCGCCCTGCACCTGCTCGGCCCGCTGGGGGCGTCGGCGGTGCTGCTGTTTGCCGTGTCGTCGGGGGCGCTGGCACAACCCTGGTCGATCATGGGCAGCTATCTGTGTGCTGGCGTGGTGGCATTGCTCGTGGCGCGGGTGTTGGGACGCACCCTGGGCAGCGCTTGCCTGGCGGCGGGCATGACGGTCGTGCTGATCTGCTGGCTGCGCTGCCTGCATCCCCCGGCCGGTGGCCTGGCCATGACGCTGGTACTGGCCGACCCTGCCTCCATCGCCCTCGGCTGGCACGAACTGGCACCGGTCATGCTCGGCGCCGCTGCCCTGCTGGCGTGTGCGCTGGCCTACAACAATGCCACCCGCACGCGTTATCCCAAGGGACAAGCCGAACCGGTACCTGTCATGCTCGGCAGCGCGCCGGTGACCGACCCGGCCATCACCGCCGCCGACCTCAAGTTGGCATTGGCCGACATGGAGCAGTTCTTCGACGTCGAGCCCACGGAGCTGGAGCAATTGATTCATGCCGCCGAAGGCCATGCGCGACGGCGCAGTATCGGCGAAGTCCTGGCCAGTCGCGTGGTTTGA
- a CDS encoding enoyl-CoA hydratase/isomerase family protein, whose product MTAQVSSEARHTDIQQEEVLSEVRNHIGYLTLNRPTGLNAITLDMVRLLTTQLQAWADDPLVYAVVLRGAGDKAFCAGGDIRSLYDSFKRGDTLHEDFFVEEYALDLAIHHYPKPVLALMDGFVLGGGMGLVQGADLRVVTERSRLAMPEVAIGYFPDVGGSYFLPRIPGELGIYLGVTGVQIRAADALYCGLADWYLDSVKLTELGHALDSLQWRDSPLKDLQGVLAGLAVQQLPDAPLAALRPAIDHFFALPDVPSMVEQLQQVTVADSHHWALTTVALMQTRSPLAMAVTLQMLRRGRHLPLEQCFALELHLDRQWFARGDLIEGVRALIIDKDKNPQWNPPTLQGLDADHVDSFFHDFKQIEK is encoded by the coding sequence ATGACTGCTCAGGTGTCCTCCGAAGCACGCCACACCGATATTCAGCAGGAAGAAGTACTCAGTGAGGTGCGTAACCATATCGGTTACCTCACCCTCAACCGCCCCACCGGCTTGAATGCCATCACCCTGGACATGGTGCGTCTGCTGACGACGCAGCTGCAGGCCTGGGCCGATGATCCGCTTGTCTACGCCGTGGTGCTGCGCGGTGCCGGCGACAAGGCCTTCTGTGCCGGCGGCGATATCCGTTCCCTGTACGACAGTTTCAAGCGTGGCGACACCCTGCATGAAGACTTCTTCGTCGAGGAATACGCGCTCGACCTGGCCATCCACCATTACCCCAAACCCGTGCTGGCCTTGATGGACGGCTTCGTGCTCGGCGGTGGCATGGGCCTGGTACAGGGCGCCGACCTGCGCGTCGTGACCGAGCGCAGCCGGCTGGCGATGCCGGAAGTGGCCATCGGCTATTTTCCGGATGTGGGTGGCAGCTACTTCCTGCCGCGTATTCCAGGCGAGCTGGGGATTTACCTCGGCGTCACCGGGGTGCAGATCCGTGCGGCGGACGCCCTGTACTGCGGCCTGGCCGATTGGTACCTCGACAGCGTCAAACTGACGGAGCTTGGGCACGCGCTCGACAGCCTGCAATGGCGCGACTCGCCCCTCAAGGACCTGCAAGGCGTGCTCGCCGGTCTGGCCGTACAACAACTGCCGGATGCGCCGCTGGCGGCCTTGCGCCCGGCCATCGACCATTTCTTCGCGCTGCCGGACGTGCCGAGCATGGTCGAGCAGCTACAGCAAGTCACCGTCGCCGACAGCCACCATTGGGCGCTGACCACCGTCGCCCTGATGCAGACCCGTTCGCCCCTGGCCATGGCCGTCACCCTGCAGATGCTGCGCCGTGGGCGCCACCTGCCGCTGGAACAGTGCTTTGCCCTGGAGCTGCATCTGGACCGCCAGTGGTTCGCACGCGGCGACCTGATTGAAGGGGTTCGCGCGTTGATCATCGATAAAGACAAGAACCCGCAGTGGAATCCGCCCACCCTGCAAGGGCTGGACGCCGACCATGTCGACAGCTTCTTTCACGACTTCAAGCAGATTGAGAAATAA
- a CDS encoding acyl-CoA dehydrogenase family protein — protein MQDLEYTEEQVMIRDMARDFARGEIAPHAQAWEKAGWIDDALVAKMGELGLLGMVVPEEWGGTYVDYVAYALAVEEISAGDGATGALMSIHNSVGCGPLLNYGTEAQKHTWLAALASGQAIGCFCLTEPQAGSEAHNLRTRAELRDGQWVINGAKQFVSNGKRAKLAIVFAVTDPELGKKGLSAFLVPTDTPGFVVDRTEHKMGIRASDTCAVTFNQCTVPEANLLGERGKGLAIALSNLEGGRIGIAAQALGIARAAFEAALAYARDRVQFDKAIIEHQSVANLLADMQTQLNAARLLILHAARLRSAGKPCLSEASQAKLFASEMAEKVCSKAMQIHGGYGYLEDYPVERYYRDARITQIYEGTSEIQRMVIARELKNYQL, from the coding sequence ATGCAAGATCTTGAATATACTGAAGAACAAGTGATGATCCGCGACATGGCGCGTGACTTTGCCCGAGGTGAAATCGCACCCCACGCCCAGGCCTGGGAAAAGGCCGGCTGGATCGACGACGCCCTGGTGGCCAAGATGGGCGAGCTGGGCCTGCTCGGCATGGTGGTGCCGGAAGAATGGGGCGGCACCTACGTGGATTACGTCGCCTATGCCCTGGCCGTGGAGGAAATTTCCGCCGGGGATGGCGCCACGGGCGCACTGATGAGTATCCATAATTCAGTGGGTTGCGGCCCACTCCTCAACTACGGCACAGAGGCGCAGAAACATACCTGGCTGGCCGCGCTTGCCAGCGGCCAGGCCATCGGTTGCTTCTGCCTGACCGAGCCCCAGGCCGGCTCTGAAGCCCATAATCTGCGCACCCGTGCCGAACTGCGCGATGGCCAGTGGGTGATCAACGGCGCCAAGCAGTTTGTCAGCAATGGCAAGCGCGCGAAGTTGGCCATTGTGTTCGCCGTGACCGACCCGGAGCTGGGCAAGAAAGGCCTTTCGGCATTCCTGGTCCCCACGGATACCCCGGGCTTCGTGGTCGACCGCACCGAACACAAGATGGGCATTCGCGCATCGGACACCTGCGCCGTCACCTTCAACCAATGCACGGTGCCCGAAGCCAACCTGCTGGGCGAGCGCGGCAAAGGCCTGGCCATCGCCCTGTCCAACCTGGAGGGTGGGCGCATCGGCATCGCCGCCCAGGCCCTGGGCATCGCGCGGGCCGCTTTTGAGGCGGCGCTGGCCTATGCCCGTGACCGGGTGCAGTTCGACAAGGCGATCATCGAACACCAGAGCGTGGCCAACCTGTTGGCCGACATGCAAACCCAACTGAACGCCGCACGCCTGCTGATCCTGCACGCCGCACGCCTGCGCAGCGCCGGCAAGCCGTGCCTGTCGGAAGCGTCCCAGGCCAAGCTGTTTGCTTCGGAAATGGCTGAAAAGGTTTGCTCGAAAGCGATGCAGATTCATGGCGGGTATGGGTATCTGGAAGACTATCCGGTGGAGCGTTACTACCGGGATGCGCGGATCACGCAGATATACGAAGGCACCAGCGAGATTCAGCGGATGGTGATTGCCAGGGAGTTGAAGAATTATCAGCTCTGA
- a CDS encoding enoyl-CoA hydratase, with amino-acid sequence MSYETILLEVQGRVGLITLNRPQALNALNAQLVSELNLALDGLEANPEIGCIVLTGSKKAFAAGADIKEMAELTYPQIYLDDLFSDSDRVANRRKPIIAAVNGFALGGGCELALMCDFILAGDSAKFGQPEINLGVLPGMGGTQRLTRAVGKAKAMEMCLTGRFIDAVEAERCGIVARIVPADELLDEALKVATLIAGKSVPISMMVKESVNRAFEVSLSEGVRFERRVFHAAFATQDQKEGMAAFVAKRAPEFKDK; translated from the coding sequence ATGAGTTATGAAACCATTTTGCTCGAAGTCCAGGGCCGCGTCGGGCTGATTACCCTCAACCGCCCGCAGGCACTGAACGCCTTGAACGCCCAACTGGTCAGCGAGTTGAACCTGGCGTTGGATGGCCTGGAAGCCAATCCGGAAATCGGCTGCATCGTGCTGACCGGCTCGAAGAAAGCCTTCGCCGCTGGCGCGGACATCAAGGAAATGGCCGAGCTGACCTACCCGCAGATCTACCTGGACGACCTGTTCAGCGACAGCGACCGCGTGGCCAACCGCCGCAAGCCGATCATTGCCGCCGTGAACGGCTTCGCCCTCGGTGGTGGCTGCGAGCTGGCGCTGATGTGCGACTTCATCCTGGCCGGTGACAGCGCCAAGTTCGGTCAGCCGGAGATCAACCTGGGCGTGCTGCCGGGCATGGGCGGTACTCAGCGGCTTACCCGTGCGGTGGGCAAGGCCAAGGCCATGGAAATGTGCCTGACCGGGCGCTTTATCGATGCTGTAGAAGCCGAACGTTGCGGCATCGTTGCGCGCATCGTGCCTGCTGACGAGCTGCTGGACGAAGCGTTGAAAGTGGCCACCCTGATCGCCGGCAAATCGGTGCCGATCAGCATGATGGTCAAGGAAAGCGTGAACCGCGCGTTTGAAGTGAGCCTGTCCGAAGGCGTGCGGTTTGAGCGCCGCGTGTTTCATGCAGCGTTTGCGACCCAGGATCAGAAGGAAGGGATGGCGGCGTTTGTGGCCAAGCGCGCACCGGAGTTCAAAGACAAGTAG
- a CDS encoding acyl-CoA dehydrogenase, with product MLPNDEQLQISDAARQFAQERLKPFAAEWDREHRFPREAVGEMAELGFFGMLVPEQWGGCDTGYLAYAMALEEIAAGDGACSTIMSVHNSVGCVPILKFGNDQQKDQFLKPLASGAMLGAFALTEPQAGSDASSLKTRARLDGDHYVLNGCKQFITSGQNAGVVIVFAVTDPAAGKRGISAFIVPTDSPGYTVARVEDKLGQHASDTCQILFEDMKVPVANRLGEEGEGYRIALANLEGGRVGIAAQSVGMARAAFEAARDYARERETFGKALIEHQAVAFRLADMATQIAVARQMVHYAAALRDSGKPALVEASMAKLFASEMAEKVCSAALQTLGGYGYLSDFPLERIYRDVRVCQIYEGTSDIQRMVISRNL from the coding sequence ATGCTGCCTAATGACGAACAATTGCAAATCAGCGACGCGGCCCGGCAGTTTGCCCAGGAGCGTCTGAAACCGTTCGCCGCCGAATGGGACCGCGAGCATCGCTTTCCAAGGGAGGCCGTCGGTGAAATGGCCGAACTGGGCTTTTTCGGCATGCTGGTACCGGAACAATGGGGCGGCTGCGACACGGGTTACCTGGCCTACGCCATGGCCCTGGAAGAAATCGCCGCCGGCGACGGGGCTTGCTCGACCATCATGAGCGTGCATAACTCGGTGGGTTGCGTGCCGATCCTCAAATTTGGCAATGACCAGCAGAAAGACCAGTTCCTCAAGCCCCTGGCCAGCGGGGCCATGCTCGGCGCCTTTGCGCTGACCGAACCCCAGGCCGGTTCCGACGCCAGCAGCCTTAAAACCCGCGCACGCCTTGACGGTGATCATTACGTGCTCAACGGCTGCAAACAATTCATCACTTCCGGGCAAAACGCCGGCGTGGTGATTGTGTTTGCGGTCACTGACCCGGCGGCGGGCAAGCGCGGCATCAGTGCGTTTATCGTTCCCACCGACTCGCCGGGCTATACCGTGGCGCGGGTCGAGGACAAGCTGGGACAGCACGCATCGGATACCTGCCAGATCCTGTTTGAAGACATGAAGGTGCCGGTCGCCAACCGTCTGGGCGAGGAGGGCGAGGGCTACAGGATCGCCCTGGCCAACCTCGAAGGCGGACGCGTGGGCATTGCCGCGCAATCGGTGGGCATGGCCCGCGCCGCCTTTGAAGCGGCCCGCGACTACGCCCGCGAGCGTGAAACCTTCGGCAAGGCGCTGATTGAACACCAGGCCGTGGCCTTTCGCCTGGCCGACATGGCCACGCAAATTGCCGTCGCCCGGCAGATGGTCCATTACGCGGCAGCGCTGCGTGACAGCGGCAAACCGGCCTTGGTCGAGGCCTCGATGGCCAAGCTGTTCGCCTCGGAAATGGCCGAGAAAGTCTGTTCGGCCGCCTTGCAAACCCTCGGCGGTTACGGTTACCTGAGCGACTTCCCGCTGGAGCGGATCTACCGCGATGTGCGTGTCTGCCAGATTTACGAAGGCACCAGCGATATCCAGCGCATGGTCATCTCACGCAATCTTTAA
- a CDS encoding acetyl-CoA C-acyltransferase, protein MNDPIVIVSAVRTPMGGFQGDLKGLTAPQLGAAAIRAAVERAGIASDAVDEVLFGCVLPAGLGQAPARQAALGAGLDKATRCTTLNKMCGSGMQATILAHDALRAGSVDVVIAGGMESMSNAPYLLDRARSGYRMGHGKVLDHMFLDGLEDAYDKGRLMGTFAEDCAEHNGFTRQAQDAFAIASLTRAQEAITHGSFAAEIVPVQVTVGKEQKTIMHDEQPPKAKLDKIASLKPAFRDGGTVTAANSSSISDGAAALLLMRESDARQRDLKPLAVIHGHAAFADEPGLFPVAPVGAIRKLMSKTGWNVADVDLFEINEAFAVVSLVTMSKLEIPHSKVNVHGGACALGHPIGASGARILVTLLSALRQKGLKRGVAAICIGGGEATAMAVECLY, encoded by the coding sequence ATGAACGATCCTATCGTTATCGTCAGCGCCGTGCGCACGCCCATGGGCGGGTTCCAGGGCGACCTCAAGGGCCTGACCGCACCGCAACTGGGCGCCGCCGCGATTCGTGCGGCGGTGGAGCGCGCGGGTATCGCCAGCGACGCCGTCGATGAGGTGTTGTTTGGCTGCGTGCTGCCCGCCGGCCTCGGCCAGGCGCCGGCACGCCAGGCAGCGTTGGGCGCCGGGCTGGACAAAGCCACCCGCTGCACCACCCTCAACAAGATGTGCGGTTCCGGCATGCAGGCGACGATTCTGGCCCACGATGCGTTGCGCGCCGGCAGCGTCGACGTGGTGATTGCCGGCGGCATGGAGAGCATGTCCAACGCGCCGTACCTGCTCGACCGCGCCCGCAGCGGCTATCGCATGGGCCACGGCAAGGTGCTCGACCACATGTTCCTCGACGGCCTGGAAGACGCCTACGACAAGGGCCGCCTGATGGGCACCTTTGCCGAAGATTGCGCCGAGCACAACGGTTTTACCCGGCAAGCCCAGGACGCCTTTGCGATTGCCTCGCTGACGCGTGCGCAGGAAGCCATCACCCACGGCAGTTTTGCCGCCGAAATAGTCCCGGTCCAGGTCACCGTTGGCAAAGAACAAAAGACCATCATGCATGACGAACAGCCGCCCAAGGCCAAGCTGGACAAGATCGCCAGCCTCAAACCGGCCTTCCGCGACGGCGGCACGGTGACTGCAGCCAACTCCAGCTCGATCTCCGATGGCGCGGCGGCGCTGCTGTTGATGCGTGAGTCCGATGCACGGCAACGCGACCTCAAGCCGCTGGCGGTGATTCATGGGCATGCGGCGTTCGCCGATGAGCCGGGGCTGTTTCCGGTGGCGCCTGTCGGCGCGATCCGTAAGTTGATGAGCAAAACCGGCTGGAACGTGGCGGATGTCGACCTGTTCGAGATCAACGAAGCGTTCGCGGTGGTCAGCCTGGTGACCATGAGCAAACTGGAGATTCCCCACAGCAAGGTCAACGTGCACGGCGGCGCCTGCGCCCTGGGCCACCCGATCGGCGCCTCGGGCGCGCGCATCCTGGTGACCTTGCTCTCGGCCCTGCGCCAGAAAGGCCTCAAACGCGGGGTCGCTGCCATCTGCATCGGCGGTGGTGAAGCCACGGCCATGGCCGTTGAATGCCTGTATTAA
- a CDS encoding SDR family NAD(P)-dependent oxidoreductase, which translates to MQIENKVFLVSGGASGLGAATADMLVAAGAKVMLVDLNADAVAAKARQLGDNARSAVADISQEAAAESAVHAAVAAFGGLHGLVNCAGVVRGEKILGKNGPHALASFAQVINVNLIGSFNLLRLAAAAIAETPVDADGERGVIINTASVAAFDGQIGQAAYAASKGAIASLTLPAARELARFGIRVMTIAPGIFETPMMAGMTPQVRDSLAAGVPFPPRLGKPAEYAALVRHIIENSMLNGEVIRLDGALRMAAK; encoded by the coding sequence ATGCAGATTGAAAACAAGGTATTTTTGGTCAGCGGCGGCGCTTCGGGCCTCGGTGCGGCCACTGCCGACATGCTGGTCGCAGCGGGTGCCAAGGTCATGCTGGTAGACCTCAACGCCGATGCCGTCGCCGCCAAGGCCCGGCAACTTGGCGATAACGCCCGCAGCGCCGTGGCGGATATCAGCCAGGAAGCCGCTGCCGAATCCGCCGTGCACGCCGCCGTTGCCGCCTTTGGCGGGTTGCATGGCTTGGTCAACTGCGCCGGTGTGGTGCGCGGTGAGAAAATCCTCGGCAAAAACGGCCCGCACGCCCTGGCCAGCTTCGCCCAGGTGATCAACGTCAACCTGATCGGCAGCTTCAACCTGCTGCGCCTGGCTGCAGCGGCTATCGCTGAAACACCTGTGGATGCCGATGGCGAACGCGGTGTGATCATCAATACCGCTTCGGTGGCGGCGTTCGACGGGCAGATCGGTCAAGCCGCGTATGCCGCCTCCAAAGGCGCGATTGCCAGCCTCACCCTGCCGGCCGCACGGGAATTAGCGCGTTTTGGTATCCGGGTGATGACCATCGCGCCCGGCATTTTCGAAACCCCGATGATGGCCGGCATGACCCCGCAAGTTCGCGATTCCCTTGCCGCCGGCGTGCCGTTTCCGCCGCGCCTGGGCAAACCCGCCGAATATGCGGCCCTGGTGCGGCATATCATTGAAAACAGCATGCTCAATGGCGAGGTGATCCGTCTTGACGGTGCCTTGCGTATGGCTGCCAAGTAA
- a CDS encoding AMP-binding protein yields the protein MRDYLAATTEFDYQHTVDAALAGNLQALNACVECCDRHALPGRIALFWEGRDGRSATATFTDLQDQASRFANFLLAQGVKRGDKVAGLLPRTAELLVVVFATWRIGAVYQPLFTAFGPKAIEHRLNSSGAALVVTDAMNRPKLTDVDGCPTIVTVTGAKGEGLVRGDFSFWAELPNHSNVCEPVLLGGDEPFLLMFTSGTTGPSKALSVPLKAIVAFQSYTRDAVDLRPEDAFWNVADPGWAYGIYFGVTGPLSLGHPITFYDGPFSVESTCRIINKYGITNLTGSPTAYRLLIAGGEPFARSIKGKLRIVSSAGEPLNPEVIRWFADNLGVTIHDHYGQTELGMVLCNHHGLVHPVHVGSAGFASPGHRIVVLDDNYQELPAGQPGILAIDREQSPMCWFAGYEGVNTKAFVGKYYLSGDTVELNPDGSISFVGRSDDVITTSGYRVGPFDVESALVEHPAVVEAAVVGKPCPERTELVKAFVVINEQYRATPELAEELRLHVRQRLAAHAYPREIEFVSDLPKTPSGKLQRFILRNQEIAKAQAAVA from the coding sequence ATGCGTGATTACCTGGCCGCCACCACCGAGTTCGATTACCAACACACCGTCGACGCCGCCCTTGCCGGCAACCTGCAGGCGCTCAACGCCTGTGTGGAATGCTGTGACCGTCACGCATTGCCTGGGCGCATTGCGCTGTTCTGGGAGGGCAGGGACGGGCGCAGCGCCACGGCGACCTTCACCGACTTGCAGGACCAGGCCTCACGCTTCGCCAATTTCCTGCTGGCCCAGGGCGTCAAGCGCGGCGATAAAGTCGCCGGCCTGTTGCCGCGCACGGCCGAACTGCTGGTGGTGGTGTTCGCCACCTGGCGTATCGGCGCGGTCTATCAACCGTTGTTTACCGCATTCGGGCCCAAGGCGATCGAGCATCGCCTGAACAGTTCCGGCGCCGCGCTGGTCGTCACCGATGCCATGAACCGGCCCAAGCTCACCGACGTGGACGGCTGCCCCACCATCGTGACGGTCACCGGGGCCAAGGGCGAAGGCCTGGTACGCGGCGATTTCAGCTTCTGGGCCGAACTGCCCAACCACTCGAACGTCTGCGAGCCCGTGCTGCTGGGGGGCGACGAGCCCTTCCTGCTGATGTTCACCTCGGGCACCACCGGCCCATCCAAAGCCCTGTCGGTACCGCTCAAGGCGATTGTCGCGTTCCAGAGCTACACCCGCGACGCGGTGGACCTGCGCCCAGAAGACGCGTTCTGGAACGTGGCCGATCCGGGCTGGGCCTATGGCATCTACTTCGGCGTGACCGGGCCGCTGTCCCTGGGGCATCCGATCACCTTCTACGATGGCCCCTTCAGCGTTGAAAGCACCTGCCGGATCATCAACAAATACGGCATCACCAACCTCACCGGTTCGCCTACCGCGTATCGGCTGTTGATCGCCGGCGGCGAGCCGTTCGCCCGCTCGATCAAGGGCAAGCTGCGCATCGTCAGCAGCGCCGGCGAGCCCCTGAACCCCGAGGTGATCCGCTGGTTCGCCGACAACCTTGGCGTGACCATCCATGATCACTACGGGCAGACCGAACTGGGCATGGTGCTGTGCAATCACCATGGCCTGGTGCATCCGGTGCATGTCGGCTCGGCAGGGTTCGCCTCGCCTGGGCATCGCATCGTGGTACTGGATGACAATTACCAGGAACTGCCTGCCGGTCAGCCCGGCATTCTCGCCATCGACCGTGAGCAATCGCCAATGTGCTGGTTCGCCGGGTATGAAGGCGTCAACACCAAAGCCTTTGTCGGCAAGTACTACCTCAGTGGCGACACCGTGGAGCTCAACCCGGACGGCAGCATCAGTTTTGTCGGGCGCAGTGATGACGTGATTACCACCTCCGGCTACCGCGTAGGACCGTTCGACGTGGAAAGCGCCCTGGTCGAACACCCGGCGGTGGTCGAGGCCGCCGTGGTCGGCAAGCCCTGCCCGGAGCGCACCGAACTGGTGAAAGCCTTCGTGGTGATCAACGAGCAGTACCGCGCGACTCCGGAACTCGCCGAAGAATTGCGCCTGCATGTGCGCCAGCGCTTGGCGGCCCATGCGTACCCGCGGGAAATCGAATTCGTCAGCGACTTGCCCAAGACCCCCAGCGGCAAGCTGCAACGCTTTATTTTGCGTAATCAGGAAATCGCCAAGGCCCAGGCGGCCGTGGCGTGA
- a CDS encoding tetratricopeptide repeat protein encodes MSKSRRYAIVGLCALLSILLITWFFARATPVAVPPAIAHGYSQALKQARNGEPGAARVLYQQLGRPDLSPERRAALHAELPNYPSPQALKLADKDLANESPRVREAAIHSIVGLVPSGQRTLLLGPVLDDPEQQVRFAAANALLGLSPDTLGLYFGPLQQVLDEFANALKAQPETAESWIQLARLYIHSALLPEAQNALQQAMRLQPDNLQAVVAQIELLDKQGKTDESRQLLAQQLAAHPESAYLQHALGMWLLHHGARPYALLGLSKAVELEPDNQDYRYDLATTLHDQEELEAAQRQLEDIVQRHPANRKARVLLVNYWKESGQLQNVQVLLAQLEQQNPDDPALQQGL; translated from the coding sequence ATGTCAAAGTCACGCCGTTACGCCATCGTCGGCCTGTGCGCCCTGTTGTCGATTTTGTTGATCACCTGGTTTTTCGCCCGCGCAACGCCGGTGGCCGTGCCGCCGGCGATTGCCCACGGTTATTCCCAAGCCTTGAAGCAGGCGCGCAACGGTGAGCCGGGCGCGGCGCGGGTGTTGTATCAACAGCTGGGGCGGCCGGACCTTTCACCTGAGCGCCGCGCCGCGCTGCATGCCGAGCTGCCCAACTACCCCAGCCCCCAGGCGTTGAAGTTGGCAGATAAAGACTTGGCCAATGAATCGCCACGGGTGCGTGAAGCGGCAATTCACAGCATTGTCGGCCTGGTACCTTCCGGCCAACGCACCTTGTTGCTCGGCCCGGTGCTGGATGACCCCGAGCAGCAGGTGCGCTTTGCCGCCGCCAACGCCCTGCTCGGCCTGTCGCCGGACACCCTGGGCCTGTACTTCGGCCCGCTGCAGCAAGTGCTCGACGAGTTCGCCAATGCCCTCAAGGCCCAACCCGAGACCGCCGAAAGCTGGATTCAACTGGCGCGCCTGTATATCCACAGCGCCCTGCTGCCGGAGGCGCAAAATGCCCTGCAGCAGGCCATGCGCCTGCAACCGGACAACCTGCAAGCGGTGGTGGCGCAGATCGAGCTGCTGGATAAACAGGGCAAGACCGACGAATCGCGCCAGCTGCTCGCACAGCAATTGGCGGCGCACCCGGAATCGGCTTACCTGCAACACGCCCTGGGCATGTGGCTGCTGCACCATGGCGCGCGCCCCTATGCCTTGCTCGGCCTGTCCAAGGCGGTGGAGCTTGAACCGGACAATCAGGACTACCGCTACGACCTGGCCACCACGCTGCACGACCAGGAAGAGCTCGAGGCTGCCCAGCGCCAGTTGGAAGACATCGTGCAGCGCCACCCGGCCAATCGAAAAGCGCGGGTGCTGCTGGTCAATTATTGGAAAGAGAGCGGCCAGTTGCAGAATGTCCAGGTGCTGCTGGCACAGCTTGAGCAACAGAACCCGGATGACCCCGCGCTGCAGCAGGGTCTGTGA